Proteins encoded within one genomic window of Rhododendron vialii isolate Sample 1 chromosome 1a, ASM3025357v1:
- the LOC131329781 gene encoding uncharacterized protein LOC131329781, whose translation MSSDNDFDSSSTSSSSSSSSSSSSDDGGVKSIYRGVAIAAIIYERQRQKKRPRPDGSIKSRRYIPRDRIGAGQILMRDYFADDCHDPVNFQQRRDAFQKLGLSSLQKVTAALRMLAYGMAADQCDEYLKIGESTVMKSLKKICNAVIEIFGSEYLRTPTEEDIQHILAENAARGFPGMVGSLDCMHWKWKNCPTGWHDSHVNGKIGAPTLILEAVATHNLWIWHCFFGMAGTNNDLNVLNNSHLFNRIVSGEAPTCNFVVNGHPYTMGYYLSDGIYPKWAILIQTISHPVNAKQKLFAEAQEAVRKDVERAFGVLQARFAIVKGSVRLWHREECGLIMKTCIILHNMIVESEEDPEEWTPPEGETYEPVVFNRDVNLLRRNRISRIKAMTSEVTHSQLKLDLIEHLWNHHGDEQL comes from the exons CAATGACTTTGATTCATCCTCTacatcttcctcctcctcctcctcctcctcctcatcttctGACGATGGTGGGGTGAAATCAATATACCGAGGTGTTGCTATTGCAGCAATTATATATGAGAGGCAACGACAGAAAAAAAGACCTCGTCCGGATGGTTCTATTAAATCACGACGATACATACCTCGTGATAGGATTGGAGCTGGACAAATTTTGATGAGGGATTACTTTGCTGATGATTGC CATGATCCGGTGAACTTCCAGCAACGCCGAGATGCTTTTCAGAAGTTGGGTCTATCTTCTCTCCAAAAGGTCACAGCCGCACTCAGGATGTTGGCATATGGAATGGCAGCTGATCAATGTGACGAGTACCTCAAAATAGGAGAGAGCACTGTAATGAAAagcctaaaaaaaatttgcaatgcTGTCATTGAGATCTTCGGAAGTGAATACTTGAGAACTCCAACCGAGGAGGACATTCAACACATCCTTGCAGAAAATGCCGCTAGAGGGTTTCCAGGCATGGTTGGAAGTTTGGACTGCATGCACTGGAAGTGGAAAAACTGCCCAACTGGATGGCACGACAGTCATGTGAATGGAAAAATTGGAGCCCCCACACTCATCTTAGAGGCTGTTGCGACGCACAACCTTTGGATATGGCATTGTTTCTTTGGGATGGCAGGTACAAATAATGACCtcaatgttttgaataattctCATCTCTTCAACCGTATTGTGTCAGGTGAAGCTCCAACATGTAATTTTGTTGTAAATGGGCATCCATACACAATGGGTTACTACCTCTCTGATGGCATATATCCGAAGTGGGCAATACTAATTCAGACAATCAGCCATCCAGTCAATGCAAAACAGAAGCTTTTTGCTGAAGCACAAGAGGCGGTAAGAAAGGATGTAGAGCGGGCGTTTGGGGTTTTGCAAGCTCGATTTGCTATCGTGAAGGGATCGGTACGCCTTTGGCATCGAGAAGAATGTGGTCTTATTATGAAGACGTGCATTATACTCCATAATATGATAGTAGAGAGCGAGGAAGATCCTGAGGAGTGGACACCCCCCGAAGGGGAAACGTATGAACCTGTGGTTTTTAATCGAGACGTTAACCTACTTCGACGCAATCGTATTAGCCGAATTAAGGCTATGACAAGCGAGGTTACACATAGTCAACTGAAATTGGATCTCATTGAGCATTTGTGGAACCACCACGGAGATGAACAGCTTTGA
- the LOC131324041 gene encoding uncharacterized protein LOC131324041 — MESESQGQTQMEIEKTRKTNYSQVEDEALVKAWLHISGDAVVGRDQKSTKLWLRVLESYHQILGKVTERNAQGLQNRWQAISHDVSKFCGYYNKIGRLNPSGWNDQMILDEAKQQYGEIEGPLQAKPMQFCKFKFEHCWKLLKDSPKWNDHVLVQNTSKGCKKPSNPQSQAIDLDDLGTPSAPSTPCSISLDEFKSMDHEHNQVRPAEGRRKAKAKRKNEWRDEESTLYLKSINETLAQTAIIEKEKLEAKKKSEEEK, encoded by the exons atggaaTCAGAATCACAAGGTCAGACCCAAATGGAAATAGAGAAAACGAGGAAAACGAATTATTCACAAGTTGAAGATGAAGCTCTAGTAAAAGCTTGGCTACATATTTCCGGAGATGCGGTGGTCGGAAGGGATCAAAAGTCGACCAAGTTATGGCTGCGAGTTCTAGAGAGTTACCATCAAATTCTGGGCAAAGTAACAGAGAGAAATGCTCAAGGCTTGCAAAATAGGTGGCAAGCTATTTCACATGATGTCTCCAAGTTTTGTGGGTATTACAACAAGATCGGACGATTGAATCCAAGCGGATGGAACGATCAAATGATA CTTGATGAGGCTAAACAACAATATGGTGAAATTGAGGGACCATTACAAGCAAAACCAATGCAATTTTGTAAGTTCAAGTTTGAGCATTGCTGGAAGCTTTTAAAGGACAGTCCGAAGTGGAATGATCATGTTCTTGTGCAGAACACATCCAAGGGATGCAAAAAACCTTCAAACCCACAAAGCCAAGCCATTGATTTGGATGATTTGGGCACTCCATCTGCTCCATCAACACCGTGTTCGATTTCCCTTGACGAGTTCAAGTCAATGGATCATGAACACAACCAAGTCCGACCTGCTGAAGGAAGACGAAAAGCCAAAGCCAAAAGAAAGAATGAATGGAGAGATGAGGAGTCAACTTTGTACTTGAAAAGTATTAATGAAACACTTGCACAAACTGCAATTATTGAGAAGGAGAAATTGGAGGCCAAGAAGAAATCTGAGGAGGAGAAATGA